From a single Miscanthus floridulus cultivar M001 chromosome 8, ASM1932011v1, whole genome shotgun sequence genomic region:
- the LOC136470714 gene encoding uncharacterized protein translates to MNEFKASPGTARGGDPEPSQPGGSGGCIEEQTGGGGGGGDAGGKAERPRRTRGNKGSGGNEPAKRRDCAAEGSRRDRRAAKAADTAEGAEGDAAAAPKQRRRKPRAASGGRSKSSSGGAAASDSEAARPAGAPMEAEDDRDGC, encoded by the coding sequence ATGAACGAATTCAAGGCTTCGCCGGGGACGGCGAGAGGCGGCGATCCTGAGCCCTCGCAGCCCGGGGGATCGGGAGGATGCATAGAGGAGCagaccggaggaggaggaggaggaggagacgctgGCGGCAAGGCGGAGCGGCCGCGGCGGACGAGGGGAAACAAGGGGTCGGGTGGCAACGAGCCGGCGAAGCGGCGGGACTGCGCGGCCGAGGGGTCGCGGCGCGACCGGCGGGCTGCGAAGGCGGCGGACACGGCGGAGGGCGCCGAGGGGGACGCTGCGGCGGCGCCGAAGCAGCGGCGGAGGAAGCCCCGGGCGGCGTCGGGGGGCAGGTCCAAGTCGTCGTCGGGAGGCGCCGCCGCCTCGGACTCGGAGGCGGCGCGGCCGGCAGGGGCGCCGATGGAGGCCGAGGACGATCGCGACGGCTGCTGA